From Malaciobacter mytili LMG 24559:
GGTATGCAAAAATATATGCAAATCATCAGATATACAACAATTGTTATAACATTAGTTCAATCTATTGGTGTATCAATGGGGTTAAACTCTTTAACAGGGCAAAGTGGACAAAGCGCAATATCTATTGATATGAGTACTTTTATCGCAGTATCTTCTATTTCAATGTTAACAGGAACTATGCTTTTAATGTGGATTGGTGAACAAATTACACAAAAAGGTATAGGAAACGGTATTTCATTAATTATCTTTGCAGGTATTGTTTCGGCAATTCCAAGTGCTATTGGTGGTACTATAGATCTAGTTAATAATGGGCAAATGAGTTTCTTAACAGTTATTGCTATTTTAGTTATTATTTTAGCAACAGTTGGAGCAATTATTTATGTTGAATTAGGGGAAAGAAGAGTACCTGTTTCATATTCAAGAAAAGTAATGATGCAAAATCAAAACAAAAGAGTGATGAATTATATTCCTATTAAGGTAAACTTATCAGGAGTTATTCCAGCTATTTTTGCAAGTGCGATTTTAATGTTCCCTGCAACTGTATTACAAGGAAGTCAAAACAAATATTTAGTAGCTATTGCAGATTTTTTAAATCCAAGTAGTTACACATTTAATATTTTTATGTTTTTATTTGTAGTTTTCTTTGCATTCTTTTATGCAAGTATTACATTTAATGCAAAAGATATTTCAGAAAATTTAAAAAGACAAGGTGGATTTATTCCAGGTGTTAGACCAGGAACATCAACTGCAAATTTCTTAAATGAAGTTGCAAGTAGATTAACTTTCTGGGGTGCATTATACCTTGCAGCAATTTCAACTGTTCCATGGTTATTAGTAAAATCTATGGGAGTTCCATTCTATTTTGGTGGGGTTGCAGTTTTAATCGTTGTTCAAGTTGCTATTGATACAATGAGAA
This genomic window contains:
- the secY gene encoding preprotein translocase subunit SecY — its product is MSKDLVNKILLTLGFIFLYRLLAYVPVPGVNIDVVKEFFDSNANNALGLVNMFSGNAVERLSIISLGIMPYITASIIMELLAATFPALGKMKKERDGMQKYMQIIRYTTIVITLVQSIGVSMGLNSLTGQSGQSAISIDMSTFIAVSSISMLTGTMLLMWIGEQITQKGIGNGISLIIFAGIVSAIPSAIGGTIDLVNNGQMSFLTVIAILVIILATVGAIIYVELGERRVPVSYSRKVMMQNQNKRVMNYIPIKVNLSGVIPAIFASAILMFPATVLQGSQNKYLVAIADFLNPSSYTFNIFMFLFVVFFAFFYASITFNAKDISENLKRQGGFIPGVRPGTSTANFLNEVASRLTFWGALYLAAISTVPWLLVKSMGVPFYFGGVAVLIVVQVAIDTMRKIEAQQYTNKYETLSAVGL